A single Bacillus mesophilus DNA region contains:
- a CDS encoding DEAD/DEAH box helicase has protein sequence MIEIKPLIGKAEYIESKGIFIWVENEQGRDLSVDEWKDAAFARHEASFYGTFVKKLEWKRYEGILLSPWMALDYFSQPYYNSLIPLSWEDQATQFKSVASSLMDAILHGDFMPDFEEWKIGNIGWKHTNLTLLDTERQWFSAAIQEYIESDEELRSLWKELQSRYPLLRRSGVAVDEEDWLLKIGWKEDSSRFRVGLQLEEPIEEGEDWKLSVILRDKEAPDEILLANEVRELYEEDTQAIDKSIERITAMVPWLNNKAELKTTLSELEAFEFLTEASTMLTGAGIEILLPSWWQSIKDSQLALKAKVKNTPSSSRQSFVGMNAIIQYDWRLSTNGVDISEEEFTKLVDEKRRLINIRGRWIRLDPGFIKQVQTIMQKANREGLRFWDVLEQELLEEDKEKSLEELESAQLFRHIQIELNDQLAGMIKKLTEVKQLPSVEIPESLQGTLRPYQKHGVEWLLFLRSFGFGACLADDMGLGKTVQMITYFLYVKEQKKPKQPALIICPTSVLGNWQKELEKFSPSLKVHLHYGSNRKKDEAFQKVIKNADIVVTSYGLAHLDVEELQEIKWSTICIDEAQNIKNADTKQSRSVRSLTGEHHIALTGTPMENRLSELWAIYDFINKGYLGSLHQFHKRYVIPIERDQEEQKVHQLQRMIRPFLLRRTKKDEDVALNLPDKQEQKEYCSLTIEQASLYEQLVKDTFSQIESLSGMQRKGLVLKMLSKLKQVCNHPSLYLKEELPKNILTRSNKMEKLAELTQHIHDQQESCIIFTQYINMGNMIRTYLEEEFNTTVRFLHGSTSKVERDRIIHEFQEGQQRFLILSLKAGGTGLNLTAANHVIHYDRWWNPAVENQATDRAYRIGQTKFVHVHKLITAGTLEEKIDNMLEKKQQLNDEIIQSEGWITELSTRDLHELFSLRADWSED, from the coding sequence ATGATCGAGATTAAACCATTGATTGGGAAAGCTGAATATATAGAATCTAAGGGAATCTTTATTTGGGTTGAAAACGAACAAGGTCGTGACCTCAGTGTTGATGAGTGGAAGGACGCTGCCTTTGCCCGTCATGAGGCTAGCTTTTACGGCACTTTTGTAAAAAAGCTTGAATGGAAAAGGTATGAAGGAATTCTTCTTTCACCCTGGATGGCTTTAGATTATTTTTCACAACCATATTACAACTCCCTTATTCCACTCTCATGGGAAGATCAAGCTACACAATTCAAGAGCGTTGCAAGCTCACTAATGGACGCTATTCTTCATGGAGACTTTATGCCAGATTTTGAGGAATGGAAGATTGGAAATATCGGTTGGAAGCATACCAACCTCACACTTTTGGATACGGAAAGACAGTGGTTTAGCGCGGCTATTCAGGAATATATCGAATCAGATGAGGAGCTCCGGTCATTATGGAAAGAGCTTCAATCGAGGTATCCACTTTTAAGAAGAAGTGGCGTAGCCGTTGATGAAGAGGATTGGCTGTTGAAAATTGGCTGGAAGGAAGATTCGTCTAGGTTCCGAGTGGGCTTACAGCTAGAAGAGCCGATCGAGGAGGGCGAAGACTGGAAGCTATCTGTAATCTTACGAGATAAAGAAGCTCCTGATGAAATTCTCCTAGCCAATGAGGTTCGTGAGTTATATGAAGAAGATACACAAGCTATTGATAAATCAATTGAGCGGATCACTGCTATGGTACCTTGGCTAAATAATAAAGCAGAACTTAAAACCACTTTATCAGAACTAGAAGCCTTTGAATTTTTAACGGAGGCAAGCACGATGCTAACGGGTGCAGGAATTGAAATTCTTCTTCCATCTTGGTGGCAGTCGATTAAAGATTCTCAGCTCGCTTTAAAAGCAAAGGTTAAAAATACACCTAGCTCTTCTAGACAGTCCTTTGTAGGAATGAATGCCATTATTCAATATGATTGGCGTTTATCCACAAATGGTGTGGATATTTCCGAAGAAGAATTTACGAAGCTTGTTGATGAAAAAAGAAGGCTCATTAATATTAGAGGCCGTTGGATTCGCCTGGACCCCGGCTTTATCAAGCAGGTTCAAACGATCATGCAAAAAGCGAACAGAGAAGGACTTCGTTTTTGGGACGTACTTGAGCAAGAGTTACTTGAAGAGGATAAAGAGAAGAGTCTAGAAGAACTAGAAAGTGCGCAGCTTTTCCGACATATTCAAATCGAGTTAAACGATCAGTTGGCCGGCATGATTAAAAAGCTAACAGAAGTAAAGCAGCTTCCATCGGTTGAAATCCCTGAATCGCTACAAGGTACGCTTCGCCCTTATCAAAAACATGGTGTAGAATGGCTATTATTTTTACGAAGCTTCGGATTTGGTGCCTGTCTAGCTGATGATATGGGTCTTGGTAAAACGGTCCAAATGATTACTTACTTCTTATATGTAAAAGAACAGAAGAAACCGAAGCAACCTGCTCTTATTATTTGCCCTACTTCCGTTTTAGGGAACTGGCAAAAGGAGCTTGAAAAGTTTTCTCCATCCTTAAAGGTTCACTTACATTATGGGTCAAACCGAAAGAAGGATGAGGCATTTCAAAAAGTAATCAAGAATGCTGACATCGTTGTAACCTCATACGGTTTAGCGCACTTAGATGTTGAAGAGCTTCAAGAAATTAAGTGGAGTACAATTTGTATTGACGAAGCGCAGAATATTAAAAATGCTGATACAAAGCAATCCCGTTCAGTTCGAAGTTTAACGGGTGAACATCATATTGCCTTAACCGGTACACCGATGGAAAATCGTCTGTCTGAGCTGTGGGCCATTTATGATTTCATTAATAAAGGCTATTTAGGAAGTCTGCACCAATTTCACAAGCGCTATGTGATCCCAATCGAACGCGATCAAGAGGAACAAAAGGTTCATCAGCTTCAAAGAATGATCCGACCTTTCCTACTTCGCAGAACGAAAAAGGATGAAGATGTTGCGCTAAATCTTCCTGATAAGCAGGAGCAGAAAGAGTACTGCTCACTTACCATTGAGCAGGCATCCTTGTATGAGCAGCTTGTGAAGGATACATTTTCACAAATCGAAAGTCTATCCGGTATGCAGCGTAAAGGTTTAGTCTTAAAAATGCTAAGTAAGCTAAAACAGGTTTGTAACCATCCTAGCCTTTATTTAAAAGAAGAATTACCTAAAAATATTCTAACCCGCTCTAATAAAATGGAAAAACTAGCAGAGCTTACACAGCATATTCATGATCAGCAGGAGAGCTGTATTATTTTTACACAGTACATTAATATGGGGAATATGATTCGGACCTATTTAGAGGAAGAGTTTAACACCACAGTTCGATTTTTGCATGGTAGCACCTCAAAGGTGGAACGTGACCGAATTATCCACGAATTCCAAGAGGGTCAACAGCGCTTCTTGATTCTATCACTAAAGGCCGGTGGAACTGGTTTAAATCTAACAGCCGCAAATCATGTCATTCACTATGATCGCTGGTGGAATCCTGCTGTTGAAAACCAAGCAACCGACCGGGCTTATCGAATTGGCCAAACAAAGTTCGTTCATGTCCATAAACTCATTACAGCTGGTACGCTTGAGGAAAAAATCGATAATATGCTAGAGAAAAAGCAGCAGCTGAATGATGAAATCATCCAAAGTGAAGGCTGGATTACCGAGTTATCCACGAGAGATCTTCATGAACTATTCTCTTTACGGGCTGATTGGAGTGAAGACTAA
- a CDS encoding VanZ family protein — MRQFTYWIPVIVIAGIIFWFSSQPYQEQDVKPFLSDFINEQWVKVTFDWVQFDYAGYLVSVEALGASSFIEFFIRKGAHFGVFFVLGFFTIRASLLTFLNTRPVTGFITSFLFVILYGVSDELHQHFTGDRTPLIHDVMIDSVGGLVGIIIYMLLFGRKK; from the coding sequence ATGCGTCAGTTTACATATTGGATTCCTGTTATCGTAATTGCAGGGATTATCTTTTGGTTTTCATCTCAGCCATATCAGGAGCAGGATGTGAAGCCTTTTTTATCGGATTTTATAAATGAGCAATGGGTGAAAGTGACCTTTGATTGGGTCCAATTTGATTATGCTGGATATCTTGTAAGTGTAGAAGCGTTAGGTGCTTCCTCCTTTATTGAATTTTTTATCCGAAAGGGAGCACATTTTGGGGTGTTTTTCGTTCTCGGCTTCTTTACTATTCGGGCTAGTTTATTGACATTTTTAAATACCCGTCCAGTTACTGGCTTCATTACCTCATTCTTATTTGTGATTTTATATGGAGTTTCAGATGAATTACACCAGCATTTTACCGGTGATCGAACTCCGCTCATTCATGATGTGATGATTGATAGTGTTGGTGGTTTAGTTGGAATTATCATCTATATGCTACTATTTGGCCGGAAAAAATAA